One Eurosta solidaginis isolate ZX-2024a chromosome 5, ASM4086904v1, whole genome shotgun sequence DNA segment encodes these proteins:
- the LOC137253771 gene encoding T-complex protein 1 subunit eta-like: MFCAVRIPEEDLKRTMKACGGAVMTTANDINSSVLGQCDYFEERQVGGERFNVFQGCVNARTCTLISRGGAKQFLEETELRYMML, from the exons atgttctgtgctgttcgtataccagaagaagatttgaaacgtacaatgaaagcttgtggtggtgctgttatgactacagctaatgatattaattcaagtgttttgggtcaatgtgattactttgaagaacgtcaagttggtggtgaacgtttcaacgttttccaag gttgcgttaatgctagaacatgtacattgatttcaCGTGGCGGtgccaaacaatttttggaagaaactgagcttcgttacatgatgctataa
- the LOC137253772 gene encoding T-complex protein 1 subunit eta-like, with protein sequence MFCAVRIPEEDLKRTMKACGGAVMTTANDINSSVLGQCDYFEERQVGGERFNVFQGCVNVRTCTLISRGGAEQFLEETELRYMML encoded by the exons atgttctgtgctgttcgtataccagaagaagatttgaaacgtacaatgaaagcttgtggtggtgctgttatgactacagctaatgatattaattcaagtgttttgggtcaatgtgattactttgaagaacgtcaagttggtggtgaacgtttcaacgttttccaag gttgcgttaatgttagaacatgtacattgatttcaCGTGgtggtgccgaacaatttttggaagaaactgagcttcgttacatgatgctataa
- the LOC137233934 gene encoding tRNA (guanine(26)-N(2))-dimethyltransferase-like — MRHNGVEHLIVPSEGDAMTLMYLSTSYEKRFDVIDLDPYGCPNRFLDGAIQSLTSGDSLLVTANDMAVLAGNTPEACNAKYSSVPLRMKCCHEMGLRMLLHCIETHSNRYGKYIEPLLSISANFYIRVFVRMHSSQAKCKYSMSKQ, encoded by the exons atgcgacacaatggagtggaacatttaattgtgccaagcgaaggggatgcaat gactctcatgtacctttcaacttcatatgagaagcgtttcgatgttatagacctagatccttatggttgtccgaatcgctttctggatggcgctatacaatcactgacgagtggggattcattacttgtaactgcgaatgatatggctgtgctggcaggcaatacgcctgaagcctgcaatgccaaatatagttctgtgcctttgcgtatgaaatgctgccatgagatgggattgcgtatgctattgcattgcattgaaacgcactctaatcgttatggaaaatatattgagccacttttgagcatttctgccaatttttatatacgcgtatttgtgcgtatgcatagtagtcaagcgaagtgtaaatatagcatgag caaacaatga